A window from Citrus sinensis cultivar Valencia sweet orange chromosome 3, DVS_A1.0, whole genome shotgun sequence encodes these proteins:
- the LOC102630912 gene encoding kinesin-like protein KIN-UB isoform X1, translated as MASTACRNGIVQKGNSKSSSFKSRPHPSPSLGSAIRRSSSASYAGNDGVPGRVRVAVRLRPRNAEETVADADFADCVELQTELKRLKLRKNNWDSDTYEFDEVFTESASQKRVYEVVAKPVVESVLDGYNGTVMAYGQTGTGKTFTLGRLGDEDTSSRGIMVRSMEDILADVSLESDSVSVSYLQLYMETIQDLLDPANDNISIVEDPKTGDVSLPGATLVQIRDQQSFTELLRWGEAHRVAANTKLNTESSRSHAILMIHVKRSVVGREEDLSSEINHASHLIKPSKPLVRKSKLVVVDLAGSERIHKSGSEGHMLEEAKSINLSLSALGKCINALAENSAHVPLRDSKLTRLLRDSFGGTARTSLIVTIGPSPRHRGETASTILFGQRAMKVENMLKIKEEFDYKSLSRRLEIQLDKLIVENERQQKAFDDEVERIHLEAQNRISEVERNFADALEKEKLKCQMEYMESVKKLEGKMLLNQQKQESNGVIHDKYTGEEPGASAAEDIAEIRKLLQNEIHMRKTAEEELNKLKSRLGQYTESGSCRDAEMSKLHKTLEDETLQKRKLEEEIVILRSQLLQLTFEADQMQKCLERGEFGNTFTGLDKHSQFRDSGNGQKAPITKLFEQVGLHKILSLLESEDANVRIHAVKVVANLAAEEANQEKIVEAGGLSSLLMLLRSFEDETIRRVAAGAIANLAMNEANQELIMAQGGISLLSTTAADAEDPQTLRMVAGAIANLCGNDKLQMKLRSEGGIRALLGMVRCGHPDVLSQVARGIANFAKCESRAATQGVKSGRSLLIEDGALPWIVQNANNEAAPIRRHIELALCHLAQHEVNAREMISGGALWELVRISRDCSREDIRSLAHRTLSSSLTFRAEMRRLRIEF; from the exons ATGGCTTCGACTGCATGTAGAAATGGTATTGTACAGAAGGGAAATTCGAAATCATCCTCTTTCAAATCTAGGCCTCATCCCTCTCCCTCATTGGGATCGGCTATTCGCCGCAGCAGTTCCGCATCTTATGCTGGAAATGACGGAG TGCCTGGAAGAGTTAGGGTGGCAGTGAGATTGCGGCCTCGAAATGCAGAAGAGACCGTAGCAGATGCCGATTTTGCTGATTGTGTCGAGCTGCAGACAGAG CTTAAGAGGTTGAAACTTCGAAAGAACAATTGGGACTCAGACACTTATGAATTCGATGAGGTTTTTACTGAATCTGCATCACAGAAGCGTGTTTATGAAGTAGTTGCCAAGCCAGTTGTGGAG AGTGTTCTGGATGGTTACAATGGGACTGTTATGGCTTATGGTCAGACGGGGACAGGGAAAACTTTTACACTTGGACGATTGGGAGATGAAGATACCTCCTCTCGTGGAATCATGGTTCGGTCAATGGAGGATATTTTAGCTGATGTTTCTTTGGAGTCAGATTCTGTCTCTGTCTCATATTTGCAG CTTTATATGGAGACCATCCAGGATCTTCTTGATCCAGCAAATGATAATATTTCCATTGTGGAGGATCCGAAAACTGGTGATGTTTCACTACCTGGGGCAACTCTTGTTCAGATCAGGGACCAACAAAGTTTCACGGAGTTGCTGAGATGGGGGGAAGCTCATCGAGTTGCAGCAAATACAAAACTGAATACTGAATCTTCTCGCAGTCATGCCATTCTTATG ATACATGTTAAGAGATCAGTTGTAGGAAGGGAAGAAGATCTTTCAAGTGAAATCAACCATGCTTCTCACTTGATAAAACCTTCAAAACCGCTTGTGCGGAAAAGCAAGCTGGTTGTAGTAGATCTGGCAGGTTCAGAACGTATTCACAAGTCAG GAAGTGAGGGGCATATGTTGGAGGAAGCCAAATCTATTAATCTCTCACTTAGTGCTTTAGGAAAGTGCATAAATGCCCTTGCAGAGAACAGTGCTCATGTGCCACTTCGTGATTCGAAACTGACAAGGTTGCTTAGGGATTCATTTGGAG GGACAGCAAGAACCTCATTAATTGTGACCATTGGACCATCTCCACGTCATCGAGGAGAGACTGCCAGTACCATATTGTTTGGACAGAGG GCTATGAAGGTGGAgaatatgttaaaaataaaggaaGAGTTTGATTACAAAAGTTTGTCTAGAAGGCTTGAAATACAACTGGACAAGCTCATTGTGGAAAACGAAAGACAACAAAAAGCATTTGATGATGAAGTTGAGAGAATACATTTAGAGGCCCAAAATCGTATTTCTGAGGTTGAAAGAAATTTTGCGGATGCCTTGGAG AAGGAGAAGCTAAAGTGTCAAATGGAGTATATGGAATCAGTTAAGAAGCTGGAGGGAAAGATGTTGTTAAATCAGCAGAAGCAAGAAAGTAATGGCGTCATCCATGATAAATATACTGGAGAG GAGCCTGGGGCTTCTGCTGCTGAGGACATTGCTGAAATCAGAAAGTTGCttcaaaatgaaattcataTGAGAAAAACAGCTGAAGAGGAGCTCAATAAGTTGAAGAGTCGACTAGGACAATATACTGAATCAGGG TCTTGCAGAGATGCAGAAATGTCAAAACTTCACAAAACCTTGGAGGATGAGACACTTCAAAAAAGgaaacttgaagaagaaatagtGATACTACGAAGCCAGCTATTGCAGTTGACTTTTGAAGCTGATCAg ATGCAAAAATGTCTTGAGAGAGGTGAGTTTGGAAATACTTTTACTGGTCTGGACAAGCATTCTCAATTCAGAGACTCTGGGAATGGACAGAAGGCACCAATTACCAAACTTTTCGAACAAG TTGGATTGCATAAGATCTTGTCGCTGCTCGAATCAGAAGATGCCAATGTTCGAATTCATGCTGTAAAGGTAGTAGCCAACCTTGCAGCTGAAG AAGCGAATCAGGAAAAGATTGTTGAAGCTGGTGGTCTTTCTTCCTTGCTAATGCTCCTTCGAAGCTTTGAGGATGAGACTATTCGCAGGGTAGCAGCAGGTGCGATTGCCAATCTTGCAATGAACG AAGCCAATCAAGAACTTATAATGGCACAAGGAGGAATCAGTTTGTTATCGACGACAGCAGCTGATGCTGAGGATCCTCAGACTCTACGCATGGTCGCTGGAGCTATTGCTAATTTATGTGGCAATG ATAAGCTTCAAATGAAGCTGAGGTCTGAAGGTGGAATCAGGGCCTTGCTTGGGATGGTGAGATGCGGACATCCAGACGTTCTATCCCAAGTTGCACGAGGAATTGCTAACTTTGCAAAATGCGAGTCCCGAGCTGCTACTCAAG GTGTAAAAAGTGGCAGATCTCTTCTCATAGAAGATGGTGCACTTCCGTGGATTGTACAAAATGCAAACAATGAAGCTGCACCAATCAGGCGTCACATTGAGCTTGCACTCTGCCACCTGGCACAGCATG AAGTAAATGCGAGAGAGATGATCAGTGGAGGTGCCCTCTGGGAGCTAGTTCGTATCTCACGGGACTGTTCTCGAGAGGACATAAGGAGTCTAGCCCACCGAACTCTAAGTTCCAGCCTCACATTCAGAGCTGAAATGCGGCGGCTACGGATAGAGTTTTAA
- the LOC102630912 gene encoding kinesin-like protein KIN-UB isoform X2, translating into MSVLDGYNGTVMAYGQTGTGKTFTLGRLGDEDTSSRGIMVRSMEDILADVSLESDSVSVSYLQLYMETIQDLLDPANDNISIVEDPKTGDVSLPGATLVQIRDQQSFTELLRWGEAHRVAANTKLNTESSRSHAILMIHVKRSVVGREEDLSSEINHASHLIKPSKPLVRKSKLVVVDLAGSERIHKSGSEGHMLEEAKSINLSLSALGKCINALAENSAHVPLRDSKLTRLLRDSFGGTARTSLIVTIGPSPRHRGETASTILFGQRAMKVENMLKIKEEFDYKSLSRRLEIQLDKLIVENERQQKAFDDEVERIHLEAQNRISEVERNFADALEKEKLKCQMEYMESVKKLEGKMLLNQQKQESNGVIHDKYTGEEPGASAAEDIAEIRKLLQNEIHMRKTAEEELNKLKSRLGQYTESGSCRDAEMSKLHKTLEDETLQKRKLEEEIVILRSQLLQLTFEADQMQKCLERGEFGNTFTGLDKHSQFRDSGNGQKAPITKLFEQVGLHKILSLLESEDANVRIHAVKVVANLAAEEANQEKIVEAGGLSSLLMLLRSFEDETIRRVAAGAIANLAMNEANQELIMAQGGISLLSTTAADAEDPQTLRMVAGAIANLCGNDKLQMKLRSEGGIRALLGMVRCGHPDVLSQVARGIANFAKCESRAATQGVKSGRSLLIEDGALPWIVQNANNEAAPIRRHIELALCHLAQHEVNAREMISGGALWELVRISRDCSREDIRSLAHRTLSSSLTFRAEMRRLRIEF; encoded by the exons ATG AGTGTTCTGGATGGTTACAATGGGACTGTTATGGCTTATGGTCAGACGGGGACAGGGAAAACTTTTACACTTGGACGATTGGGAGATGAAGATACCTCCTCTCGTGGAATCATGGTTCGGTCAATGGAGGATATTTTAGCTGATGTTTCTTTGGAGTCAGATTCTGTCTCTGTCTCATATTTGCAG CTTTATATGGAGACCATCCAGGATCTTCTTGATCCAGCAAATGATAATATTTCCATTGTGGAGGATCCGAAAACTGGTGATGTTTCACTACCTGGGGCAACTCTTGTTCAGATCAGGGACCAACAAAGTTTCACGGAGTTGCTGAGATGGGGGGAAGCTCATCGAGTTGCAGCAAATACAAAACTGAATACTGAATCTTCTCGCAGTCATGCCATTCTTATG ATACATGTTAAGAGATCAGTTGTAGGAAGGGAAGAAGATCTTTCAAGTGAAATCAACCATGCTTCTCACTTGATAAAACCTTCAAAACCGCTTGTGCGGAAAAGCAAGCTGGTTGTAGTAGATCTGGCAGGTTCAGAACGTATTCACAAGTCAG GAAGTGAGGGGCATATGTTGGAGGAAGCCAAATCTATTAATCTCTCACTTAGTGCTTTAGGAAAGTGCATAAATGCCCTTGCAGAGAACAGTGCTCATGTGCCACTTCGTGATTCGAAACTGACAAGGTTGCTTAGGGATTCATTTGGAG GGACAGCAAGAACCTCATTAATTGTGACCATTGGACCATCTCCACGTCATCGAGGAGAGACTGCCAGTACCATATTGTTTGGACAGAGG GCTATGAAGGTGGAgaatatgttaaaaataaaggaaGAGTTTGATTACAAAAGTTTGTCTAGAAGGCTTGAAATACAACTGGACAAGCTCATTGTGGAAAACGAAAGACAACAAAAAGCATTTGATGATGAAGTTGAGAGAATACATTTAGAGGCCCAAAATCGTATTTCTGAGGTTGAAAGAAATTTTGCGGATGCCTTGGAG AAGGAGAAGCTAAAGTGTCAAATGGAGTATATGGAATCAGTTAAGAAGCTGGAGGGAAAGATGTTGTTAAATCAGCAGAAGCAAGAAAGTAATGGCGTCATCCATGATAAATATACTGGAGAG GAGCCTGGGGCTTCTGCTGCTGAGGACATTGCTGAAATCAGAAAGTTGCttcaaaatgaaattcataTGAGAAAAACAGCTGAAGAGGAGCTCAATAAGTTGAAGAGTCGACTAGGACAATATACTGAATCAGGG TCTTGCAGAGATGCAGAAATGTCAAAACTTCACAAAACCTTGGAGGATGAGACACTTCAAAAAAGgaaacttgaagaagaaatagtGATACTACGAAGCCAGCTATTGCAGTTGACTTTTGAAGCTGATCAg ATGCAAAAATGTCTTGAGAGAGGTGAGTTTGGAAATACTTTTACTGGTCTGGACAAGCATTCTCAATTCAGAGACTCTGGGAATGGACAGAAGGCACCAATTACCAAACTTTTCGAACAAG TTGGATTGCATAAGATCTTGTCGCTGCTCGAATCAGAAGATGCCAATGTTCGAATTCATGCTGTAAAGGTAGTAGCCAACCTTGCAGCTGAAG AAGCGAATCAGGAAAAGATTGTTGAAGCTGGTGGTCTTTCTTCCTTGCTAATGCTCCTTCGAAGCTTTGAGGATGAGACTATTCGCAGGGTAGCAGCAGGTGCGATTGCCAATCTTGCAATGAACG AAGCCAATCAAGAACTTATAATGGCACAAGGAGGAATCAGTTTGTTATCGACGACAGCAGCTGATGCTGAGGATCCTCAGACTCTACGCATGGTCGCTGGAGCTATTGCTAATTTATGTGGCAATG ATAAGCTTCAAATGAAGCTGAGGTCTGAAGGTGGAATCAGGGCCTTGCTTGGGATGGTGAGATGCGGACATCCAGACGTTCTATCCCAAGTTGCACGAGGAATTGCTAACTTTGCAAAATGCGAGTCCCGAGCTGCTACTCAAG GTGTAAAAAGTGGCAGATCTCTTCTCATAGAAGATGGTGCACTTCCGTGGATTGTACAAAATGCAAACAATGAAGCTGCACCAATCAGGCGTCACATTGAGCTTGCACTCTGCCACCTGGCACAGCATG AAGTAAATGCGAGAGAGATGATCAGTGGAGGTGCCCTCTGGGAGCTAGTTCGTATCTCACGGGACTGTTCTCGAGAGGACATAAGGAGTCTAGCCCACCGAACTCTAAGTTCCAGCCTCACATTCAGAGCTGAAATGCGGCGGCTACGGATAGAGTTTTAA
- the LOC102630912 gene encoding kinesin-like protein KIN-UB isoform X3, translated as MAYGQTGTGKTFTLGRLGDEDTSSRGIMVRSMEDILADVSLESDSVSVSYLQLYMETIQDLLDPANDNISIVEDPKTGDVSLPGATLVQIRDQQSFTELLRWGEAHRVAANTKLNTESSRSHAILMIHVKRSVVGREEDLSSEINHASHLIKPSKPLVRKSKLVVVDLAGSERIHKSGSEGHMLEEAKSINLSLSALGKCINALAENSAHVPLRDSKLTRLLRDSFGGTARTSLIVTIGPSPRHRGETASTILFGQRAMKVENMLKIKEEFDYKSLSRRLEIQLDKLIVENERQQKAFDDEVERIHLEAQNRISEVERNFADALEKEKLKCQMEYMESVKKLEGKMLLNQQKQESNGVIHDKYTGEEPGASAAEDIAEIRKLLQNEIHMRKTAEEELNKLKSRLGQYTESGSCRDAEMSKLHKTLEDETLQKRKLEEEIVILRSQLLQLTFEADQMQKCLERGEFGNTFTGLDKHSQFRDSGNGQKAPITKLFEQVGLHKILSLLESEDANVRIHAVKVVANLAAEEANQEKIVEAGGLSSLLMLLRSFEDETIRRVAAGAIANLAMNEANQELIMAQGGISLLSTTAADAEDPQTLRMVAGAIANLCGNDKLQMKLRSEGGIRALLGMVRCGHPDVLSQVARGIANFAKCESRAATQGVKSGRSLLIEDGALPWIVQNANNEAAPIRRHIELALCHLAQHEVNAREMISGGALWELVRISRDCSREDIRSLAHRTLSSSLTFRAEMRRLRIEF; from the exons ATGGCTTATGGTCAGACGGGGACAGGGAAAACTTTTACACTTGGACGATTGGGAGATGAAGATACCTCCTCTCGTGGAATCATGGTTCGGTCAATGGAGGATATTTTAGCTGATGTTTCTTTGGAGTCAGATTCTGTCTCTGTCTCATATTTGCAG CTTTATATGGAGACCATCCAGGATCTTCTTGATCCAGCAAATGATAATATTTCCATTGTGGAGGATCCGAAAACTGGTGATGTTTCACTACCTGGGGCAACTCTTGTTCAGATCAGGGACCAACAAAGTTTCACGGAGTTGCTGAGATGGGGGGAAGCTCATCGAGTTGCAGCAAATACAAAACTGAATACTGAATCTTCTCGCAGTCATGCCATTCTTATG ATACATGTTAAGAGATCAGTTGTAGGAAGGGAAGAAGATCTTTCAAGTGAAATCAACCATGCTTCTCACTTGATAAAACCTTCAAAACCGCTTGTGCGGAAAAGCAAGCTGGTTGTAGTAGATCTGGCAGGTTCAGAACGTATTCACAAGTCAG GAAGTGAGGGGCATATGTTGGAGGAAGCCAAATCTATTAATCTCTCACTTAGTGCTTTAGGAAAGTGCATAAATGCCCTTGCAGAGAACAGTGCTCATGTGCCACTTCGTGATTCGAAACTGACAAGGTTGCTTAGGGATTCATTTGGAG GGACAGCAAGAACCTCATTAATTGTGACCATTGGACCATCTCCACGTCATCGAGGAGAGACTGCCAGTACCATATTGTTTGGACAGAGG GCTATGAAGGTGGAgaatatgttaaaaataaaggaaGAGTTTGATTACAAAAGTTTGTCTAGAAGGCTTGAAATACAACTGGACAAGCTCATTGTGGAAAACGAAAGACAACAAAAAGCATTTGATGATGAAGTTGAGAGAATACATTTAGAGGCCCAAAATCGTATTTCTGAGGTTGAAAGAAATTTTGCGGATGCCTTGGAG AAGGAGAAGCTAAAGTGTCAAATGGAGTATATGGAATCAGTTAAGAAGCTGGAGGGAAAGATGTTGTTAAATCAGCAGAAGCAAGAAAGTAATGGCGTCATCCATGATAAATATACTGGAGAG GAGCCTGGGGCTTCTGCTGCTGAGGACATTGCTGAAATCAGAAAGTTGCttcaaaatgaaattcataTGAGAAAAACAGCTGAAGAGGAGCTCAATAAGTTGAAGAGTCGACTAGGACAATATACTGAATCAGGG TCTTGCAGAGATGCAGAAATGTCAAAACTTCACAAAACCTTGGAGGATGAGACACTTCAAAAAAGgaaacttgaagaagaaatagtGATACTACGAAGCCAGCTATTGCAGTTGACTTTTGAAGCTGATCAg ATGCAAAAATGTCTTGAGAGAGGTGAGTTTGGAAATACTTTTACTGGTCTGGACAAGCATTCTCAATTCAGAGACTCTGGGAATGGACAGAAGGCACCAATTACCAAACTTTTCGAACAAG TTGGATTGCATAAGATCTTGTCGCTGCTCGAATCAGAAGATGCCAATGTTCGAATTCATGCTGTAAAGGTAGTAGCCAACCTTGCAGCTGAAG AAGCGAATCAGGAAAAGATTGTTGAAGCTGGTGGTCTTTCTTCCTTGCTAATGCTCCTTCGAAGCTTTGAGGATGAGACTATTCGCAGGGTAGCAGCAGGTGCGATTGCCAATCTTGCAATGAACG AAGCCAATCAAGAACTTATAATGGCACAAGGAGGAATCAGTTTGTTATCGACGACAGCAGCTGATGCTGAGGATCCTCAGACTCTACGCATGGTCGCTGGAGCTATTGCTAATTTATGTGGCAATG ATAAGCTTCAAATGAAGCTGAGGTCTGAAGGTGGAATCAGGGCCTTGCTTGGGATGGTGAGATGCGGACATCCAGACGTTCTATCCCAAGTTGCACGAGGAATTGCTAACTTTGCAAAATGCGAGTCCCGAGCTGCTACTCAAG GTGTAAAAAGTGGCAGATCTCTTCTCATAGAAGATGGTGCACTTCCGTGGATTGTACAAAATGCAAACAATGAAGCTGCACCAATCAGGCGTCACATTGAGCTTGCACTCTGCCACCTGGCACAGCATG AAGTAAATGCGAGAGAGATGATCAGTGGAGGTGCCCTCTGGGAGCTAGTTCGTATCTCACGGGACTGTTCTCGAGAGGACATAAGGAGTCTAGCCCACCGAACTCTAAGTTCCAGCCTCACATTCAGAGCTGAAATGCGGCGGCTACGGATAGAGTTTTAA
- the LOC102630608 gene encoding AT-hook motif nuclear-localized protein 22-like → MNPLTAHGRPLPPPFHTRDIHLQPHHHQFQQQQQHHHHHQQQQQNSEEDNSSLNRGQKRDRNENNIANAMEEGEELAVATGEGGEITRRPRGRPAGSKNKPKPPIIITRDSANALRSHVMEIANGCDIMDSVSNFARRRQRGICILSGTGTVTNVTLRQPASPGAVVTLHGRFEILSLAGSFLPPPAPPAASGLTIYLAGGQGQVVGGSVVGPLVASGPVVIMAASFGNAAYERLPLEEEETPEASIPGSRPLGSPEVNVGQPQQQQQQSQSHQQQLLQDPNASFIHGLPPNLLSSVQLPAEPYWATGRPAPF, encoded by the coding sequence ATGAATCCACTTACAGCTCACGGCCGCCCTCTTCCTCCTCCTTTTCACACGAGAGATATTCATCTACAACCACATCATCATCAGTTTcagcaacagcaacagcaccaccaccaccaccaacaacaacaacaaaattctGAAGAAGATAACAGCAGCTTAAACCGCGGTCAAAAACGAGATCGCAATGAAAACAACATCGCCAACGCAATGGAAGAAGGCGAAGAACTAGCGGTGGCGACCGGAGAGGGAGGAGAAATCACAAGAAGACCAAGAGGCAGACCGGCCGGGTCCAAAAACAAGCCAAAGCCACCCATCATCATTACCCGTGACAGCGCCAATGCCCTCCGTTCTCATGTCATGGAAATCGCCAACGGCTGTGATATAATGGACAGCGTATCGAACTTTGCAAGGCGAAGGCAAAGAGGGATTTGCATTTTGAGTGGTACCGGCACTGTGACTAATGTAACTCTAAGGCAACCGGCTTCACCGGGTGCTGTGGTAACTTTACATGGCAGATTTGAGATTTTATCACTCGCTGGCTCCTTCTTGCCGCCACCTGCGCCACCGGCTGCGTCAGGGTTGACTATTTATTTAGCCGGTGGTCAAGGTCAGGTTGTGGGAGGAAGCGTAGTGGGACCGCTTGTTGCATCGGGACCGGTAGTGATTATGGCAGCTTCTTTTGGTAATGCGGCATATGAGAGACTTCCGTtggaagaggaagagacaCCGGAGGCATCGATTCCAGGAAGTAGGCCACTTGGGTCTCCAGAAGTGAACGTTGGACAGCCgcaacaacaacagcaacagtCGCAGTCGCATCAGCAGCAACTACTGCAAGATCCTAATGCCTCTTTTATTCATGGGTTACCGCCAAATCTTCTAAGTTCAGTGCAATTACCAGCTGAGCCCTATTGGGCCACAGGTCGCCCGGCTcctttttaa